GATCCCTCTTGATGTGGTGGGGTGGATGACGCAGGCGCATCGCTGACTGCATTGTGCTGCGCAGAAACGACAGCCGGTTAGTAGATTCCCGCAGCCGTTGGTTCCGGCAGAACTTTTTCGCGAAGAATGCACTCTGCTGAATTCCAGCCATATCAACCCACGAAGGAAACGTTCCATGAAAGCAATCGCCTCGCTCGTCGTGGCTGCCGCCGCCGTCACCCTGGCCGCGCCGGCATCTGCCCAGTTCGCGAAGCCGGAGGATGCCATCAAGTACCGCCAGAGCGCGCTGTTCGTGATGGGCCAGCATTTCAGCCGCCTCGGCGCCATGGCCAACGGCCGGGTTCCCTTTGATGCCAAGGCCGCCGCCGACAATGCCGAAGTCGTTGCCGACATGTCCAAGCTGCCGTGGGCCGGCTTCGCCCCCGGGACCGACAAGGCCGCGCCGACCAAGGCCAAGCCCGAGGTCTGGGCCGAGCAGGCCAAGTTCAAGGACTACAACGAGAAGCTCGTGGCGGAAACCACCAAGCTGGCCGCCGCCGCCAAGACCGGCAACCTGGACAACCTGAAGGTGGCGTTCAGTGCCACCGCGGGCGCCTGCAAGACCTGCCACGACGCGTTCCGCAGCCAGTGAGCTGAGCTTTTGCGGGCGCTATGGAAAACATAGCACCCAATGACCGCTGCACTTGGACCAACGGCCAATTTCTCGCGAAATTGGCCGTTGTTGCTGGAGCGCCGCCGGAGTTCAGGTTTCGGCCAGCAGCTTTTCGATCAACTGGTGCAGCTCGCCGAAATCGGGCTCGCCCACATAGCGCTTCACGATGGCGCCGCGCTTGTTGACGATGTAGGTGGTGGGCGTGAGCTGCACCTCGCCCCAGGCCTTGGCCACCGCGCCGGTGTTGTCGATCGCCACCTTGAACGGCAGCTTGCGGGTTTCGGCGTAATTCACCACGTAGGCCGGCGGGTCATAGCTCATGGCCACGGCCAGGGTGTCGAAGCCCCGGTCCTTGTACTTGTCATAGGTGGCGACGACCCGCGGCATCTCGGCCACGCAGGTGACGCAGCTCGTGGCCCAGAAATTCACCAGGGTCACCTTGCCCTTGAGGTCGGCCGTGGTCTGCTTGGAGCCATCGAGCAACACGAACGTGGATTCCGGCGCGGACGACGGGCCCGTGCTCAGCCAGACGCCGGCACCGATTGCCAAGACTGCCGCTGTTGCGGCAACATACAGGATTCGTTTCATTTCAAGGGAGGTCCCTATGGACCGACGCCAGTTTAATTCCGTTTCAGCGGGCACGCTGGGCGCGCTGCTGATCGCCACCTACGAGCAGGCCCATGCGTTGTCGCTGGGGGACCTGACCAACGCGGAGGCCTCGCAGGGCCTGAAAGCCGCGCTCGAAAAAGGCGCCCAGACGGCGGTCAGCCTGCTCGGCAGACCAGATGGATTCCTTGGCAACGCAAAAGTTCGCATCCCGCTGCCCGGATTCCTGGACGACGCGGCCAAGCTCCTCAAGACCCTGGGCCAGGGCAAGCGGGTGGACGAGCTCGTCACCGCCATGAACCGGGCGGCCGAGCAGGCGGTGCCGATGGCCAAGGACCTGCTGGTGGGCGCCGTCAAGTCGATGAACGTGGACGACGCCAAGAAGATCCTGACCGGGGGCGACAACTCGGTCACCCACTTCTTCGCCGAAAAGACCCGCGCGCCGCTGGGCGTCAAGTTCCTGCCGGTGGTGACCCAGGCCACCGAGAAGGTGGGCCTGGCCGACAAGTACAACCAGGTGGCGGGCAAGGCGGCCGGCCTCGGCCTGATGAAGAAGGAAGACGCCAACATCCAGCAGTACGTGACGGGCAAATCGCTCGACGGGCTGTACCTGGTGATCGGCGACGAGGAAAAGAAGATCCGCCAGGACCCGGTGGGCTCGGGCAGCGCCATCCTGCAGAAGGTGTTCGGGGCGATCCGCTAGGGGATCGTCAGGCCACCTTTGCCAGCTCGAGCACCAGGATCGAGGGGAGCTGCGCCCGCAGGCTGTCGCGGCTGATGCGCGTCATGCTGTTGCTCATCCAGCTCGCCATCTCGAAGGTGTTGGACTGGATGGCGATTTCCAGGAACGGGAAGTTCGGGTCGGTCTTGTGCAGGTCCTTGCGCAGCTCGTCCAGGTCGCGGTCGTGCAGGCGCTCGTCGATGATGATCAGGTGCGGCTTGTCCAGCTCGCAGAAGCGGACCGCCTGGAGCGAGCTCGGCACGCTGTCCATCACCAACCCCATGCTGCGGCAGATCTGCCGGATGTTGGTGCGCAGGGTCTCGTCCGTGCTCACCAGCAGGATGCGGTGGCCCGCGAGCGGCTTGGACTCGCTGTGCATCGCGGAGTCGCCGTCCACGTCCATCTCGACCGCGGTCAGCCCCTCGAGCTGCTTGACGGTGCGGGGAAACTCGATCATCAGCATGGTTTCGTCGGGAGACGCCACGCGGTCCAGCGTCACGCCCATGGCCCGGGCGGTCTGGGACAGCAGGTGCCAGCTCAGGCTTTCTTCCTCGCCGCCGATGGCGTCGGGCCGCTCACCGGTGGCCACCGTCTGGCTGGCCTTGATCAGCAGCAGGCCATGCTCGGGCCAGTTCTTGATGTCCAGCGACACCACCAGGCGCTGGCCGCGGCTGGCGGCCCAGACGATGGCGGCATCCACCAGGCTGGACAGCAGCCCCGGGTCGACGATGATCTCCACCGGCTTGATGCTGCGGTACAGCTCCTTGCCGTGCTGCTGAAAGTCGGCCGTGTGCTCGTCCAGCGCCTGGTTCAGGATGGCGTCCAGGCTCAGGCGCTCGTGCGACTGGCGCAGCCGGCCCCCGGCCAGCCGGGCGATCTGCTGGCTCTGCATGGCCACCCGGCGGGCCAGATCGATGGTGTCGTGCAGCAGCCGCAACTGCGCCCGAGAAATTTTCTGCGTTTTCGTGAAATTCTGGACAATGTGTTGCGCCGTTGCCAACGGTCCGGACAGTTCCGCGCCAATGATGCCGGCCAGCAGGCAGTCGGATTTGTCCGGCTCGGGCGCCACGCTGGCGTCCGAGCTGGCTTTCGATGCCGTCAGGGGCGACGGTGCCGTGCCTAGAAAGCCGCTGGTGGACTGCATGAAGAAGCCTTTTTAATCCCTGGAACAACGTCCTGCCGCCACCAGACAGGCTGGCCGCAGGATTTATGTAACAGAATTTAACAAACAACGGCGTGGCCGGCCACCCCTGCGCGCCGCGCCTGGCCGTCAACTGGCGGCGGCGAGTTTCTTGCGCGCCGTGGCCAGCGCCTCGTCGAGATAGGCGCCGTAGAAATCAGGCACGGCCACGCCCACCAGGCGCGGGGCCAGCTCCTGGCCGCGGGCATCGAAGAACAGCACGGTGGGCGTGAAGCCGGCCTTCCAGCGCTCGGCCAGTCCGGCGCCGGTGGCGGGCTGGCCCTTGAAGTCGTGCACCACCTGGCGGCGGTCAGTCACGTCGATCTGCCAGGCGTGCAGGCCTTCGGCGCGCAGCGGCAGCAGGTAGCTGCGGCGCACCAGCTCGCAATAGGGGCAGCCCGGCAGGCTGACCAGCAGCACCAGCGGCTCGCCCCGGCGTGCGGCGGCGCGCGCTGCCACCTGCAATGACGCGGGCACGGGCAGCGCGGAATCGGCGGCCCGCGCGGGCCTGCCGGACAGCGCCGCCAGGCTGGCCAGCCCGGCGACGGCGCGGCGGCGGGTCCAGACGGTGCCGGCCATCAGATCGCTCCGCTGCTGCGCAGCTCGGCCAGCCGCGCCGCGGAACAGGCCAGCAGCTCGCCCAGCACCTCCTCGGTGTGCTGGCCCAGCAGCGGCGGCGGCAGGTCGGCGCGCACCGGCGTGGCGCTGAACTTCATGGGGCTGGAGACCAACTGCAGACCGCTGTTGAGCGGGTGCTGCCATTCGGTCACCATGCCGCGCGCCTGCACCTGGGGGTCGGCGAACACTTCGGCCAGGTTGTTGATGGCGCCGCAGGGCACCTTGGCGGCTTCCAGCGCGGCCAGCCAGTCGGCCTTGCTGCGGGTTTTCATGAGGTCCTGCAGGATCGGCACCAGCGTGGCCCGGTGCCGCACGCGGTCCTGGTTCCGGACGTACCGCGGGTCGGCGCCCAGGTCGGGCCGGCCGGCGACGCTGCAGAACTTCGCGTACTGGCCGTCGTTGCCGACGGCCAGGATCAGGTGGTCGCGGCTGCCGTCGGCCGCCGGTGCGACCTCGAACACCTGGTACGGCACGATGTTCTGGTGCGCGTTGCCGGCGCGCCCCGGCGCCTGGCCGCTCACGAGGTAATTCGCGCCGAGGTTGGCCAGCATCGCCACCTGCGTGTCCAGCAGCGCCATGTCCACCTGCTGGCCTTCGCCGGTTTTCTCGGCGTGGCGCAGCGCGGCGAGAACGGCCACGGTCGCATACATGCCGGTCAGCAGGTCGGCCACCGCCACGCCGACTTTCTGCGGCCCGCCGCCGAGGTCGTCGCGCTCGCCGGTCACGCTCATCAGGCCGCCCATGCCCTGGACCGCGTAGTCGTAGCCGGCCCGCTCGCGGTACGGACCGGTCTGGCCGAAGCCGGTCACGCTGCAGTACACCAGCCGCGGGTTGATGGCCTGGAGCGAGGGATAGTCCAGCCCGTAGCGCGCCATGTCGCCGACCTTGAAGTTCTCGACGAACACGTCGCAATGGCGCACCAGCTCCCGCACCAGCGCCTGGCCCGACGGCTGCGCGATGTCGCAGGTGATCGAGCGCTTGTTGCGGTTGGCGCCCAGGTAGTAGGCGGCTTCGGCGGTGTCGTGGCCGGCCTCGTCCTGGAGGAACGGCGGGCCCCAGCTGCGGGTGTCGTCGCCGGTGCGGGGGCGTTCGACCTTGATCACGTCGGCGCCGAGGTCGGCCAGGGTCTGGGTGCACCAGGGGCCGGCGAGAACGCGGGACAGGTCGAGAACGCGAATGCCATCGAGAGAGTTCATGTGCAGCATTTTCGGGGCAAACCGATAATCGGGTGATGCACCGTCCGTTCACCGCGGCAGTCCTCGGGGCCTCCCTGCTGCTGGCTGCCTGCCATCCCACGTTCAACTGGCGCGAGGTCCGTGCCGACCCGGCGGGCCTCACGGTCCTGCTGCCCTGCAAGCCCGACGAGGGCGCGCGCCGGGTGCCGTTCGGCGATCGCGAGGTGGAGTTGCGGATGCTGGGCTGCGACGCCGGCGGCGCCACGTTCGCGGTGGCCTACACCGATGCCGGGGACGCGGGGCAGGTGGTTGGCGCGCTGGCCCTGTGGAAGGCCGCGACGCTGGCCAACATGCGGGCGGCGGGCGCGCCGAGTGAAGCGGCGGCCGAGATCAAGGGCGCGGACGGGTGGCCCGCGCCTGTGCGGGTCAGCGCCGCGGGCCGGCGCGCCGACGGCAGCGCCGTGACCGCGCAGATCGTCTGGTTTGCCCGGGGCACGCGCATCTTCCAGGCCGTGATGTACGCCGACAAGCCCGAGCCGGAAGCGGCCGAGACCTTCTTCTCCGGAATCAGCCTTTCATGAATTTCCTGCCGCGCCGCACGGCGCTGGTCCTGTTTCTCGCCTTTGCGATCGCGTATTTCTTCTCGGCGCTGCTGCGCGGCATCACCGCCACGCTGGCGCCGGTGCTGACGGCGGACTTTGCGCTGAATTCGCGCGACCTGGGCCTGCTGGCCGGCGGCTATTTCCTGGGTTTCGCGATCATGCAGCTGCCGCTGGGCCAGTGGCTGGACCGCCACGGGCCGAAGAAGGTGCTGGTGTACTTTGCCGGGGCCGCGGTGCTGGGCTGCGTGGCGTTCTCGCTGGCCACCGGCTTTGCCGAACTGCTGGCCGCGCGCGTGCTGTGCGGCGTCGGCGTGAGCGCCTGCCTGATGGCGCCGCTCACCGCCTTTCGCCGCTGGCTGGAGCCGATGCAGCAGCTGCGCGCCAACTCGTGGATGCTGATGACCGGCTCGCTGGGCATGGTGGCGGCCACGCTGCCGGTGCAGTGGCTGATGCCGGTGGTCGGCTGGCGGCCGCTGTTCTGGGGGCTGGCGCTGCTGATCGCGCTGTCCTCGCTGCTGATCGCCTGGCAGGTGCCGGCCTGGGGGGCCGTGGAGGCCGGCGAAGAAGCGGACGCGCCGCGCGCCGGCTACGCGGACGTGTGGCGCCACCCCTACTTCCGGCGCATGATGCCCATTGGTTTCTTCAACTACGGCGGCATGGTGGCGATGCAGACGCTGTGGGCCGGCCCGTGGATGATCCAGGTGACCGGCAACACGCCGCTGCAGGCCGCCACGGGCCTGTTCTTCATCAACGTGGCGATGCTCTGCACGTTCTGGAGCTGGGGCATGCTGACGCCCTGGCTGATGCGCCGGCGCCTGCTCCAGGTGGACCGCCTCATCGCCTGGGGCCTGCCCCTGAGCTTCGCCGTGCTGGCCATGATCATCGTCGCGGGCGAGAAGGCCGGGGCGGGGGCCTGGGCGGTTTTCTGCGTGTCGTGCACCTTCGTGTCGCTGGCCCAGCCGGCGGTGGGCATGGCTTTTCCTGCGCCGCTGGCGGGGCGGGCGCTGTCGGCCTACAACCTGGTGCTGTTCGCCGGCGTCTTCATGGTGCAGTGGGGCATCGGCCTGGCGGTGGACGCCTTTGCCGCGGCCGGCCTGTCGACGGTGGGCGCGTTCCAGGCCGCCATGAGCGTGTTCCTGGTGCTCAGCATGGCCTCCTATGCCTGGTTCCTGCTGGCGAGAAGCCATAATCAAGCAGCGCACGCCCCATCATGAACAACAGCATCCTCATCATCGCCCACGCCCCGCTGGCCAGCGCCCTGCGGCAATGCGCCTTGCATGTGTTCCCCGACTGCGCCCCGGGCGTGGCGGCCCTGGATGTGCAGCCCAACGTGCCGCCCGAGGAAACCCTGGCGGCCGCGCGCATCGCGCTCGAGCAGCTCCACACCGTGCACACGCTGGTGCTGGCCGACGTGTTCGGTGCCACGCCCTGCAACGTGGCGCAGAAGCTGGTGGACGGCGTCAAATCGAAACTCATCACCGGCGTGAACCTGCCCATGCTGCTGCGCACCGTGAACTACCGCCACGAGTCGCTCGACGCCCTGGTGTCGCGCGCCGTGGTGGGCGGAACGCAGGGCGTCATGCAGGTGGCCATCACCGCGCCGCAGAATCAGGCGAGAAGAAAGAAGAATGATCAAGACCACCACGACCATCAGCAATAAGCTGGGCCTGCATGCCCGTGCCTCGGCCAAGCTCACCAAGCTCGCCGGCAGCTTCCCCTGCGACGTGTGGATCGCCCGGGGCGAGCGCCGCGTGAACGCCAAGAGCATCATGGGCGTGATGATGCTGGCCGCCGGCATCGGCACCGCGGTCGACCTGGAAACCATCGGCGAGCGCGAGCAGGAGGCGATGGACGCCCTGCTGGCCCTGATCGCCGACAAATTCGGGGAGGGCGAATGAAGCCGCTCCCGGCCCGGGCCGCGCGCCGCGCGCCGCCTTTGATTCGCCGCGCCGGACGGCCTGCGGCGGCAGGGGCCTGACATGACCTTCAGCATCCAGGGTCTGGCCGTCGCCCGGGGCATCGCCATCGGGCGGGCCGTGCTGGTGGCCTCCAGCCGCATGGATGTGGCGCATTACTTCATTGCTGCCGGCCAGGTGGAGGCCGAAATCGCGCGCGTGCGCGCGGGCCGCAACGCGGTGGTGGAGGAAATCCACCGCCTGCAGCACACCATCGCGCAGATGGACCCGCGCGAAGCGCCGCCCGAGCTGACCGCACTGCTCGACGTGCACCTGATGCTGCTGCAGGACGAAACCCTGATCACCGGCGTGAAGCACTGGATCACCGAGCGGCTGTACAACGCCGAGTGGGCGCTGACCACCCAGCTCGAGGTGATCGCGCGCCAGTTCGACGAGATGGAGGACGAGTACCTGCGCGAGCGCAAGGCCGATCTCGACCAGGTGGTCGAGCGCATCCTGCGCCACATGAAGGGCGTGGCCTCCCCGGTGGCGCCGCCGGCCGTGCGCCGTCGCACGCAGCAGGACCTGCTGCTGGACGACACGGTGGATGTGCCGCTGGTGCTGATCGCGCACGACCTGTCGCCGGCCGACATGCTGCAGTTCAAGCAGAGCGTGTTCGCCGGCTTCGTGACCGACGTCGGCGGCAAGACCTCGCACACCGCGATCGTGGCGCGCAGCATGGACATCCCCGCCGTGGTCGGCGCGCGCGGCACCAGCCAGCTGATGCGCCAGGACGACTGGGTCATCATCGACGGCGATGCCGGCGTGGTGATCGTCGACCCCTCGCCCATCATCCTGGCCGAGTACGGTTACAAGCAGCGCCAGGGCGAGGTCGAGCGCGAGCGGCTGTCGCGGCTGCGGCACACGCCCGCCGTCACGCTGGACGGCCACAAGATCGAGCTGCTGGCCAACATCGAGATGCCCGAGGATGCGCCCGCCGCCGTCAAGGCCGGCGCCGTCGGCGTGGGGCTGTTCCGCAGCGAGTTCCTGTTCATGGGCCGCCAGGGCAACCTGCCGGGCGAGCAAGAGCAGTACCAGGCCTACCGGCGCGCGGTCGAAGGCATGCAGGGCCTGCCGGTGACCATCCGCACGGTGGACGTGGGCGCCGACAAGCCGCTGGACCGCGCGCTCAAGGACGACGCGCACCTGAACCCGGCGCTGGGCCTGCGCGCCATCCGCTGGAGCCTGGCCGATCCGGCGATGTTCCTGACCCAGCTGCGCGCCATCCTGCGCGCCGCCGCGCACGGCCAGGTCAACCTGCTGATCCCGATGCTGGCCCATGGCAGCGAGATCCGCCACACCCTGGCCCTGATCGACCATGCGCGGGCCGAGCTCGACAACAAGGGCGTGGCCCATGGCCCGGTCAAGCTCGGCGCCATGATCGAAATCCCGGCGGCGGCGCTGTCGCTGCGGCTGTTCCTCAAGCATTTCGATTTCCTGTCCATCGGCACCAACGACCTGATCCAGTACACGCTGGCGATTGACCGCGCCGACGAATCCGTGGCGCACCTGTACGACCCGATGCACCCGGCCGTGCTGCGGCTGGTGGCCGACACCATCGCCGAATGCCATGCCCAGGGCAAGGGCGTGAGCGTGTGCGGCGAGATGGCGGGCGACGTGGTGTTCACGCGGCTGCTGCTGGGCCTGGGCCTGCGCAGCTTCTCCATGCACCCGGCGCAGATCCTCGCGGTCAAGCAGGAGGTGCTGCGCGCGGACGTCGCTCGGCTGCAGGGCTGGGCCCGGCAGGTGCTCGAGTCCGACGACCCGGCGGCGGCGCTGGCGCCCTGAGGGGCCGGGCTCCCACGTTCATGGGATGGGGGCCGCGCGGGCGGGAGAGAGAATCGGATGAACCATGGAGACGAGGCAGTGGCAATGATCAGGATTTCACGCATCACGGGCGCGGCGCTGCTGGCGCTGGCGGCCCTCGGGGTGCTGCCCGCCGCGGCGCAGCCCGCGCCGACCGCCGAGCAGATGATCGAGCAGCTCAAGGCCGCGCCCCAGGCGCCGCGCACGCGCAGCCTGCGCAACCTCACGGTGGAGGCGGCGTCCGCCGCGCGGCCTTCGCTGTCGCTGCTGATCCAGTTCGACTTCGACTCGGCGCGCGTGCGCCCCGAGAGCCAGCAGGCGCTGGCCAACCTGGCGCAGGCGCTGCAGTCGAGCGAGCTGTCCGCGTCCAAGTTCGTGATCGAAGGCCACACCGACGCCAAGGGCCGCGCCGACTACAACCAGCGCCTGAGCCAGCAGCGCGCCGACGCCGTGCGCGACTACCTCGCGCAGCAGGGCGTGGCCGTGGTGCGCCTCACCGCGGCCGGCAAGGGCTCGAGCGAGCCGGCCAATGCCGCCGATCCGTTCGCCGCGGAGAACCGGCGCGTGCGCATCGTCAATCTCGACTGATTTCCAGTCAAAACAGCCCAAGGTCCAGGCGGCGCGGTTCATGAGTGCTATGAAAAATATAGCAACCCCGGCGGGGCCGGCGGCCCGGCGCTGATGCAGCGCTGGCGCTCCATCCTGCTGCCGCTGGGCGGCCTGCCCGCGCGGCGCGTGACCTGGGGCCTGGCGGCGCTGTTCTCGCTGTGGGCCGTGCTGGACGTGATGGTGCTGCACGTCAGCGGCGGGCTGGCGCAGTCCACCTACGACGCCATGGTGCGCGCGCGCTTTCACGCGGCCGCGCCCGATCCGCGCGTGGTGATCATCGACATCGACGAAGCCTCGCTGGCCCGCATGGGGCGCGAGTTCGGCCGCTGGCCCTGGCCGCGCGACACGCTGGCGGCGGTGCTCGATCACGTGGAGAAGCAGCAGCCGGCGGCGCTGGTCTGGGACATCATCTTCTCCGACCCCGACCGCCTCAACCCGGGCGGGGATGCGGCATTCAACGAGGCCGTCCGGCGCAGCCCGCGCAGCCATTTCTCCGTGGTGCGGCTGCCCCGGGCCAACGATGGCGCGAGCCAGATCACGCGCGCCCAGCTGCCGGGGCTGTGGCTCACGCCGCAGGACGGCAGCGCCACCGTGGCGCTGATCGCGCCGGCGCTGCCGGCGGTGGCGGCCGCGCGGCTGGGCTTCAACAACGGCTACCCGGACAACGACGGCATCCTGCGGCGCTACCGCGCGTTCGAGCAGCTGCCCGACGGCAGCGTGATCCAGTCGATCGCGCGCTCGGTGGCCGGCAGCCTCCAGCCCGCGCCCGGCCAGGACGCCGCCCCGGCCGACCGCGACGCGCTGATCGCCTGGCGCAAGCGGGCCCAGAGCTACCCGCGCGTGAGCTTCGCCGACGTGTTCGCGCAGGCCGACGGCGGCCGGCCGCTGGGCGCCGTGCCGGATTTCGCGGGCAAGCTGGTCATCATCGGCGCCACCGCGCCCAGCCTGCACGACATTCACCCCGCGCCGCTGTCGGCCACGCAGGCCGGCGTGGAGTCGCTGGCGACGGTGATCGACAACGCGGTCAACCAGCGCCACCTGGCCGAACTGCCGCGCTGGCTGCAGGCGCTGCTGGCCGTGCTGCTGTGCGCCGGCATCGCGCTGTGGGTGCAGGTGCGCTCCGTGGCCTCGCTGGCGCCGGCCCTGCTGGTGCTGCCGGCCACGCTGCTGGGCATCAGCTACCTCACGCTCAACGGCTCGCCGGTGTTCGTGGACCTGAGCCTGGCGGCCGGCGTGGCGCTGGTGTTCCTGGCGGTGCTGCGGTACTGGAACCGGCTGCGGCGCGAGTACTGGTGCCTGCCGCCGGCGCCCGGCGCGGGGCCCCTGTGGGTCTGGCCCTGGCTGCGCGCCACGCCCTGGGTGGACTCGGCGCTGGACCGCCTGCTCGACGCCGTGGAGCGCCACGCGCCCGGCTGCCGCGTGATCGTGCTCGACGCCCACTACGTCTGGCCCGGCCGGCTGCGCTGGCCCGAGCTGGCGCGCTGCGCCGCGGTGGTGGGCTCGCGCGAGGCGCTCCAGGCGGCGCGGCCCGCGCTGGAGCCCGCCCTGGGCCGGCTGGCGCAGCGCAGCGGCGAACCCGTGCCGGTGCAGGTGCCGGCCGGGCCCGGCGACGGGCGCGAGGCCCTGGCCACTACCACATTCATGGCATGGGCGGCCCTGCAAAATCCGGGTACAACCCATGGCTGAAAGACACACCGGCATGACATCCAAGCTCGCTCCCAGGTATTTCCTCGCCCTGCTCGGCCTGCTGGCGGGGCTGTGCAGCCATGCCCAGACCACCACGGCGCTGCGCGCCACCGAGCTGCGCGCGGACAAGCTCGGCTCGTCGCCGGTGCTGTCGTCGCTGGCCGCCGGCACCACGCTGCGGGTGCTTGGCATCGAAGGCGGCTGGGCCCAGGTCGAGAGCGCCGGCAAGACCGGCTGGGTGCGCGCCAGCGCCGTCAACCTGCAGGCCGGCAGCTCGGCCGCGGCCAGCGTGAGCAGCGGCCGCGAGGCCAGCGGCAACACCGCCCTGACGCTGGGCGTGCGCAGCCTGCCGCCGCGCGCCAACCGCCATGCGCTGATCATCGGCATCGGCCGCTACGCCGATCCCGCCACGCCGTCGCTGCCGGGCACGCGCATCGACCGGCAGTCGGCCACCCAGATGGCGCAGGCCATGCAGGTGCCGCAGTCCAACATCCGCTACCTGCAGGACGAGCAGGCCACCGGCGACAACATCCGCAAGGCGCTGGCCGATCTCACGGCCCAGGTGCAGGACGGCGACCGCGTGTTCATCCACTACTCGGGCCACGGCACGCGCTACAACGACCCGGCCGCCGGCGGCTGCGTGGAGGCGCTGCTGGCCTATGACGGCGGCCAGAGCGGCACCATCACCAACCGCGAGATGGCCGACCTGCTCAAGACCATCACCGGCAAGACCGACAAGCTGTTCGTGATGTACGACGCCTGCCACTCGGGCGGCCTGGTCAATCTGGCCTCCGGCGCGCGCACGCGCGGGCTGGCCAACGCCAACGACGAAGGCCTGCTGCGGCCCAAGTTCTCCGCGATCTCCGAGGAGTGCGGGCGGCCGGTCAACGTGAAGACGCGCAACCTGCTGGTGGAGAGCACCGCCAAGGGCGCGCTGCCGCAGGACATCATCCACCTCTCGGCCTCGCGCGACAACGAGATCAGCTTCGACGATGAACTCAAGGGCGGCCTGGCCACCCAGTTCATGCGCGACTGCATGCTGCGCGACGCCCGCGACCTGGACGACTCGGGCGCCATCAGCATCGACGAGATCAAGCAGTGCGCGCAGGAGAAGATCAACAAGCGCATGCAGAACGACGCGAATTTCAAGCCCCACAACCTCACGCTGTCGGGCAACGCGGGCTTCGTGCCGGCCTGGTTCGGCCAGGCCCTGCCGGCCGCCGCGCCGGCGGCACCGGTGGCGGCAGCCGCTCCTGCAACCACCGTGGCGCCCGCAGCGCCTGTGGCGGCCGCACCCACCGCCGCCGCGCCGCCGCCGCTGACCGGCGCGCAGGCGCTGCGCCAGATGTTCGACCAGCGCGACGCCAAGCGCCGCGTGCAGGTGACGCTTGGCAAGAACAAGCTGCGCATCGGTCAGGACGCGCTCGATTTCTCGGTGCAGTCCGACCGGCCCGGCTACGTGTACGTGGCGCTGGCCGGATCCGACAACAAATCGGTCTACCTGCTGTTCCCCAACGACCTGGACCAGAACAACAAGCTCGAGGCCGGCCAGCAACTGCTGCTGCCGCGCCCGAACTGGCGCGTCAAGGCCGGCGGCCCGGCCGGTATCGACAACCTGCTGGTGCTGGTGAGCGACGGCCCGCGCGACCTGACCCCGCTGGCCGCCTCCAAGGCCGGCCCGTTCGTGTCCTCGCTCAACGACGCCGAGGGCCGGGCCCGGCTGGGGGCCCTGCTGTCGACCTCGCGCATGGTGAGCGGCCAGGAATGCGCGAGCCCGGCCGCCCGCAAGAACAACCCCTTGTGTTCCGACGCCTTTGGCGCCTCGATGCTGTCCGTGGAGGAAGTGAAATGAAATCCCTGGTTGCTACTTTTTTGATAGCGCTCGTTGTCCAGCCCGCCTGGACCCAGAGCCCCAATGACTCCAAAAACGGTGCCATCGGCCCGCTGCCCGGCGGCTGGCTGGTGAGCCCGGCCGAGGCGCGCGAGTTTCGCGGCGAGGACGGCTTCAACGAGCCGCCCGCGCTGCGCCCGCGCGCCGTGGTGCCGCAGATCGACATCCTCAAGCCCGAGCCGGCG
The sequence above is a segment of the Variovorax terrae genome. Coding sequences within it:
- the ptsP gene encoding phosphoenolpyruvate--protein phosphotransferase — its product is MTFSIQGLAVARGIAIGRAVLVASSRMDVAHYFIAAGQVEAEIARVRAGRNAVVEEIHRLQHTIAQMDPREAPPELTALLDVHLMLLQDETLITGVKHWITERLYNAEWALTTQLEVIARQFDEMEDEYLRERKADLDQVVERILRHMKGVASPVAPPAVRRRTQQDLLLDDTVDVPLVLIAHDLSPADMLQFKQSVFAGFVTDVGGKTSHTAIVARSMDIPAVVGARGTSQLMRQDDWVIIDGDAGVVIVDPSPIILAEYGYKQRQGEVERERLSRLRHTPAVTLDGHKIELLANIEMPEDAPAAVKAGAVGVGLFRSEFLFMGRQGNLPGEQEQYQAYRRAVEGMQGLPVTIRTVDVGADKPLDRALKDDAHLNPALGLRAIRWSLADPAMFLTQLRAILRAAAHGQVNLLIPMLAHGSEIRHTLALIDHARAELDNKGVAHGPVKLGAMIEIPAAALSLRLFLKHFDFLSIGTNDLIQYTLAIDRADESVAHLYDPMHPAVLRLVADTIAECHAQGKGVSVCGEMAGDVVFTRLLLGLGLRSFSMHPAQILAVKQEVLRADVARLQGWARQVLESDDPAAALAP
- a CDS encoding caspase family protein encodes the protein MAERHTGMTSKLAPRYFLALLGLLAGLCSHAQTTTALRATELRADKLGSSPVLSSLAAGTTLRVLGIEGGWAQVESAGKTGWVRASAVNLQAGSSAAASVSSGREASGNTALTLGVRSLPPRANRHALIIGIGRYADPATPSLPGTRIDRQSATQMAQAMQVPQSNIRYLQDEQATGDNIRKALADLTAQVQDGDRVFIHYSGHGTRYNDPAAGGCVEALLAYDGGQSGTITNREMADLLKTITGKTDKLFVMYDACHSGGLVNLASGARTRGLANANDEGLLRPKFSAISEECGRPVNVKTRNLLVESTAKGALPQDIIHLSASRDNEISFDDELKGGLATQFMRDCMLRDARDLDDSGAISIDEIKQCAQEKINKRMQNDANFKPHNLTLSGNAGFVPAWFGQALPAAAPAAPVAAAAPATTVAPAAPVAAAPTAAAPPPLTGAQALRQMFDQRDAKRRVQVTLGKNKLRIGQDALDFSVQSDRPGYVYVALAGSDNKSVYLLFPNDLDQNNKLEAGQQLLLPRPNWRVKAGGPAGIDNLLVLVSDGPRDLTPLAASKAGPFVSSLNDAEGRARLGALLSTSRMVSGQECASPAARKNNPLCSDAFGASMLSVEEVK
- a CDS encoding CHASE2 domain-containing protein, with translation MQRWRSILLPLGGLPARRVTWGLAALFSLWAVLDVMVLHVSGGLAQSTYDAMVRARFHAAAPDPRVVIIDIDEASLARMGREFGRWPWPRDTLAAVLDHVEKQQPAALVWDIIFSDPDRLNPGGDAAFNEAVRRSPRSHFSVVRLPRANDGASQITRAQLPGLWLTPQDGSATVALIAPALPAVAAARLGFNNGYPDNDGILRRYRAFEQLPDGSVIQSIARSVAGSLQPAPGQDAAPADRDALIAWRKRAQSYPRVSFADVFAQADGGRPLGAVPDFAGKLVIIGATAPSLHDIHPAPLSATQAGVESLATVIDNAVNQRHLAELPRWLQALLAVLLCAGIALWVQVRSVASLAPALLVLPATLLGISYLTLNGSPVFVDLSLAAGVALVFLAVLRYWNRLRREYWCLPPAPGAGPLWVWPWLRATPWVDSALDRLLDAVERHAPGCRVIVLDAHYVWPGRLRWPELARCAAVVGSREALQAARPALEPALGRLAQRSGEPVPVQVPAGPGDGREALATTTFMAWAALQNPGTTHG
- a CDS encoding OmpA family protein; amino-acid sequence: MIRISRITGAALLALAALGVLPAAAQPAPTAEQMIEQLKAAPQAPRTRSLRNLTVEAASAARPSLSLLIQFDFDSARVRPESQQALANLAQALQSSELSASKFVIEGHTDAKGRADYNQRLSQQRADAVRDYLAQQGVAVVRLTAAGKGSSEPANAADPFAAENRRVRIVNLD